The Cellulophaga sp. L1A9 genome window below encodes:
- a CDS encoding T9SS type A sorting domain-containing protein, translating to MKILIVKLVFLLVVITTTKVQGQNSFFNVFDAFGITPTATQGTSSLSLTTADENWTESDWFPGQPWDEDDVFHTQLNHTSDDLDLSIRIGKGGQIYSWILEGTGELIPPQAGARGESPWVDDVVLQTWRDKINHDDSVLMDGIPYANGFVHGAGMYVRTDFDPVMDPETPFYHPLFTEKFDKGDRSYSCVNWGPVVKPSINRGDIMFYHKYRHIGDNVLEITYYGYNFGSNTYGDIAMPWAMMRLSVFANSIKSMPDGVSFKQFEGTYSTRFNIADAGGWVAKTTLLDENGMDNPSALTISTVHGLDKHYGESWQPRKSLCSIGISGVPNSTRDITIMTAFNNGTDVGPGRGFFKRIYMVLGERDEVIQKSYDLVDKVEYGIVDISKEASEMLPLYITSVDDQNIFTNSMPTTDSEPIAYTYALPVTNSVPLFLIKDNDTGSYNLTTDPYAICGRKEFIHPDFTDRDIYQPYDGKTEWVAMLGYIMPESDENSQVGTDNMVLLSDVICNDCFIPGEKFNSNELLIRDNSEIISSFMIQENETGFCSVDGEINDNQPGYTGDGFANTDNAAANGIDWQISGDEGSYTFTWRHAATTNRIANLLVNGEPILNNITLSSTGNWAVWGETSVTVNLSEGIKDIRLESVSDTGLCNIDYMNVQGPNATAAAASCEPLSNSSIYLEEENAIRVYSNLSSSTFTLSENVVQVEVYNMNGQLVKSFPRNERNFEISELSSGVYLLKVVSENGAKEILKIIKV from the coding sequence ATGAAAATATTGATAGTTAAACTTGTGTTTTTGTTAGTTGTCATTACCACTACTAAAGTACAAGGGCAAAATTCTTTTTTTAATGTTTTTGATGCTTTTGGCATCACACCAACGGCAACGCAAGGAACAAGTAGTTTATCATTAACTACTGCAGATGAAAACTGGACAGAGTCAGATTGGTTTCCAGGTCAACCTTGGGATGAAGATGATGTTTTTCATACGCAATTGAATCATACATCAGATGATCTTGATTTGTCTATTAGAATAGGTAAAGGAGGACAAATATATTCTTGGATTTTAGAAGGTACAGGGGAGTTAATTCCACCGCAAGCAGGTGCTAGAGGTGAGAGTCCTTGGGTAGATGATGTGGTCCTTCAAACATGGAGAGATAAAATAAATCATGATGATAGTGTATTGATGGATGGTATTCCTTACGCAAATGGATTTGTTCATGGAGCTGGTATGTATGTTCGTACAGATTTTGATCCTGTTATGGATCCCGAAACTCCTTTTTATCATCCATTATTTACTGAAAAATTTGATAAGGGTGATCGAAGTTATAGCTGTGTTAACTGGGGTCCCGTTGTAAAACCAAGTATAAATAGAGGAGATATAATGTTCTACCACAAATATCGTCATATAGGCGATAATGTGTTAGAGATTACCTATTACGGATATAATTTCGGATCTAATACTTATGGAGACATTGCTATGCCTTGGGCTATGATGCGTCTCTCAGTATTTGCAAACTCTATAAAATCTATGCCTGACGGAGTTAGTTTTAAGCAGTTTGAAGGTACTTATTCGACTCGATTTAATATCGCCGATGCAGGAGGTTGGGTAGCTAAAACAACGCTATTAGATGAAAATGGAATGGATAATCCTTCAGCGTTAACCATAAGTACTGTTCATGGTTTGGATAAGCATTATGGAGAAAGTTGGCAACCTAGAAAATCACTATGTAGTATTGGTATCTCTGGGGTTCCTAATTCCACCAGAGATATTACTATTATGACGGCTTTTAACAACGGCACAGACGTTGGGCCAGGTAGGGGCTTTTTTAAACGTATTTATATGGTTTTGGGAGAACGAGATGAAGTTATTCAAAAATCGTATGATTTAGTTGATAAGGTAGAATATGGTATTGTAGACATTAGTAAGGAAGCATCTGAAATGTTGCCACTTTACATTACTAGTGTAGATGATCAAAATATTTTCACGAATTCTATGCCAACGACAGATTCTGAACCGATAGCATACACTTATGCCCTTCCGGTTACAAACTCGGTGCCTTTATTTTTGATAAAAGACAATGATACTGGTAGTTATAATTTGACTACAGATCCCTATGCTATTTGTGGAAGAAAAGAGTTTATACATCCGGATTTTACAGATAGAGATATCTATCAGCCTTATGACGGAAAAACAGAATGGGTGGCTATGTTAGGCTATATAATGCCTGAGAGTGACGAAAATTCACAAGTTGGTACAGACAATATGGTACTCCTTTCAGATGTAATTTGTAACGATTGCTTTATTCCAGGAGAAAAATTCAATTCTAATGAATTATTAATAAGAGATAATAGTGAAATTATAAGCTCTTTTATGATACAAGAAAACGAGACTGGTTTTTGTTCCGTTGATGGGGAGATTAATGATAATCAACCAGGTTACACAGGAGATGGTTTTGCCAATACTGATAATGCAGCTGCGAATGGTATAGATTGGCAAATATCTGGAGATGAAGGTTCTTATACGTTTACATGGAGACATGCAGCTACAACTAATAGAATAGCTAATTTATTAGTAAATGGAGAGCCTATATTAAATAATATAACGCTTAGTTCTACAGGGAATTGGGCGGTTTGGGGAGAAACCTCTGTTACTGTTAATTTATCAGAAGGAATTAAGGATATAAGATTGGAATCCGTGAGTGATACGGGTTTGTGTAATATTGATTACATGAATGTACAAGGTCCAAATGCTACTGCTGCTGCTGCTTCATGTGAGCCTCTTAGTAATAGCAGTATATATTTAGAGGAGGAAAATGCTATTCGGGTATACTCAAATCTATCTTCATCAACATTTACGCTTTCCGAAAACGTAGTTCAAGTAGAGGTGTATAATATGAATGGACAATTGGTTAAGAGTTTTCCTAGGAATGAGAGGAACTTTGAAATTTCTGAATTGTCATCAGGGGTGTATCTTTTAAAAGTTGTTTCAGAAAATGGAGCAAAGGAAATATTGAAAATAATAAAAGTTTAA
- a CDS encoding T9SS type A sorting domain-containing protein, translating into MKTKLFLSSLLTLCIGSFTASSQTFDKVWMDYGNSEYYGAVISIASQDEPGSSLFYDYTSDSPAVPLPTGAANQTAFKYVKASTVATSETPSFTVQLNGDLDDAEVTATIDINVKVSVYIVADPDASTGVDLAGLVTSTGADMRFTLQLKDSDGVASTRTSARPLGAKIDFNTGWQELDFKVQIRTQDATNLNQYDQATLVLGSTTTKPGGTLKYYTDGTNFLEEDVSIYVSSIVSDTALDATVLSTNNDINKTESLLFYPNPAEGKIFLSNNVESVKIFNTIGSLVKESNVKQIDISSFSKGVYLIEMESENGKKTV; encoded by the coding sequence ATGAAAACAAAATTATTTTTAAGCAGTCTATTAACTTTATGTATTGGTTCGTTTACTGCGAGTTCACAAACTTTTGATAAAGTTTGGATGGATTATGGAAACTCAGAATACTATGGGGCTGTAATTAGTATTGCATCTCAAGATGAACCAGGATCTTCTCTGTTTTATGATTACACTTCAGACTCGCCTGCGGTTCCTCTACCTACAGGTGCTGCAAACCAGACAGCATTTAAATATGTGAAAGCTAGTACAGTTGCAACTTCAGAAACTCCAAGCTTTACAGTTCAGCTTAATGGGGATTTAGACGATGCAGAAGTTACTGCTACCATCGATATTAATGTAAAGGTTAGTGTTTATATAGTTGCAGATCCAGATGCTAGTACAGGAGTAGACTTAGCTGGTTTAGTAACTTCTACAGGAGCTGACATGAGGTTTACATTGCAACTAAAAGATTCTGATGGAGTAGCTAGTACAAGAACAAGTGCAAGACCTTTAGGTGCTAAGATTGATTTTAATACGGGGTGGCAAGAGTTAGATTTTAAGGTTCAAATTAGAACTCAAGATGCTACAAATTTAAACCAATATGATCAAGCGACACTTGTTTTAGGTTCTACTACAACAAAGCCTGGTGGAACTCTTAAGTATTACACAGATGGTACTAACTTTTTAGAGGAAGACGTATCTATTTATGTTAGTAGTATAGTATCTGATACTGCCTTAGATGCAACTGTATTATCTACTAATAACGATATTAATAAAACTGAGTCACTTTTGTTTTATCCTAACCCAGCAGAAGGTAAAATATTTTTATCTAATAATGTAGAATCGGTTAAAATTTTTAATACAATAGGTTCTCTAGTTAAAGAGTCTAATGTAAAGCAAATAGATATAAGTAGTTTTTCTAAAGGTGTTTATCTTATTGAGATGGAATCAGAAAATGGTAAAAAAACGGTTTAG
- a CDS encoding two-component regulator propeller domain-containing protein: MTIALKHIKQILLIICICFSLSGSCILSAQNFEKFSNKEGFNQNTVITITKDLYGLLWFGTPNGLIKYDGYDFTTYTTQSKSDGSISSNYITHLYNDPSGLLWIGTKQGINVYVPWLEKFHTIPIDSKLNISHISSGPNGAIWFSGENKLYACNIEDVIDGVFKVSNISLDAYTNIATIKQFSFTDNNALLLATSKGLKEAFFSKESTGINSRIEKIIDFENFHNYNISTIKNIKDMLWIGTFDGLFKTSFKNSRIQIIRKYDIGDIKSPIRINTIFEDNNNIVWVGTEKHGLLKYLEKEDRFLNYLHTQKNENGLSSNIINALYQDNYNVLWIGTGQGGINKLDIAQKQFINYSKNPYDKHSISDNLINSILEDSKGKLWISTYNKDLFRSTEIINDKTVNNIKFENVLNQNSLKEDSDIITNIYEDKAGYIWFATDSNIMVYNPLKNNFKHVDFKHNGKIIPKQLYHIIHQIDENHLLFAGNQIKIVENPWTSIKNKTHPELEVKSILDFDYKIVFQTLIIDKI, translated from the coding sequence ATGACTATAGCTCTAAAACATATCAAACAAATTTTATTAATTATTTGCATATGTTTTAGTTTATCTGGTTCATGTATTTTAAGCGCTCAAAATTTTGAAAAGTTTTCGAATAAAGAAGGGTTTAATCAAAATACGGTAATTACAATAACCAAAGACCTTTATGGTTTATTATGGTTTGGCACTCCTAATGGCCTTATAAAATATGACGGGTACGACTTTACAACCTATACCACGCAAAGCAAAAGCGACGGGAGCATATCAAGTAATTACATTACACATTTATATAATGATCCTTCTGGTTTATTATGGATAGGTACCAAACAAGGAATAAATGTATATGTGCCCTGGCTTGAAAAATTTCATACCATACCTATAGATTCTAAATTAAACATTAGCCATATTAGCTCTGGTCCTAATGGAGCAATTTGGTTCTCGGGCGAAAATAAATTATATGCTTGCAATATTGAAGATGTTATTGATGGCGTTTTTAAAGTATCAAATATTTCTTTAGATGCTTACACCAACATAGCTACTATAAAACAATTCAGTTTTACGGATAACAACGCACTGCTCTTAGCTACTTCTAAAGGTCTTAAAGAAGCTTTTTTCAGTAAGGAATCAACAGGTATTAATTCAAGAATTGAAAAAATAATTGATTTTGAAAATTTTCATAATTACAATATTTCTACAATAAAAAACATAAAAGACATGCTTTGGATAGGGACCTTTGATGGTTTATTCAAAACAAGTTTTAAAAATAGTCGCATACAAATTATTCGTAAATATGATATTGGTGATATCAAATCCCCTATAAGAATAAATACTATTTTTGAAGATAACAATAATATTGTTTGGGTTGGAACAGAAAAACATGGTCTTTTAAAATATCTAGAAAAAGAAGACAGGTTTTTAAACTATTTACATACTCAGAAAAATGAAAATGGACTGAGCAGTAATATTATCAATGCCCTTTATCAAGACAATTATAATGTTTTATGGATTGGAACAGGGCAAGGAGGTATTAATAAATTGGACATTGCTCAAAAGCAATTTATTAACTATTCAAAAAACCCATATGACAAACACTCTATCTCTGATAATTTAATAAATTCCATTTTGGAAGATAGTAAAGGTAAATTATGGATCTCCACATATAATAAAGACTTATTTAGAAGTACCGAAATAATTAATGATAAAACCGTAAACAACATTAAGTTTGAAAATGTATTAAATCAAAATAGTTTAAAAGAAGACTCTGATATAATAACAAATATATATGAAGACAAAGCAGGATATATCTGGTTTGCTACAGATTCAAATATAATGGTTTACAATCCTTTAAAAAACAATTTTAAACATGTTGATTTTAAACATAACGGAAAAATAATTCCTAAACAATTATACCATATTATCCACCAAATAGATGAGAACCATTTACTTTTTGCAGGTAATCAAATTAAAATAGTAGAAAATCCATGGACTAGCATAAAAAATAAAACACATCCTGAATTAGAAGTTAAAAGCATTTTAGATTTTGATTATAAAATTGTATTTCAGACCCTAATAATAGACAAAATATAA
- a CDS encoding glycosyl hydrolase 115 family protein has translation MKNNFSRKITFLTLFLCAFVIAMNAQTKVINGIKITGDTPWVITDADYKRMPIQKAIKDAEKDWYRVFGYPPVIFHNNSSSNWDGPVIVFGSSKNIKNLTNVKLPKEKEHFHIFLDNIKSKNKNAAIFAAGADDRGTIYAIYTFTEKVLGIDPMYVFTDHIPKKQSEIVVKGDFEIKSKKPTFEYRGWFINDEELHDGMHRDPLGGNVIASEWMDKILETLLRTKGNMIIPESAQYPDANVYDLCKRRGVAVNHHHVTPVGLNMMNWPKKVPFSFITEKEILLDAWEKAIKVQADKEIVWTIGFRGESDGAFWHSDPAAPKTEEGRAKVIAEAMQAQTDIIRKYQPDATIVAALWNEQGAFYNKGLLKIPEGVTKMFADDGRGFMRDSGGKYLEKGDGLYYHVMMMMLTQNRTTEGVPPARFYKELKRYVDKGATKYAVINVSGIRPAALSVNAINDFLWDATPALSKSPEASMKDYLKGWYAKEFGEELASELTDLRLHYYNIPYMREKMPSGDRWVGARGEHLLQYLIQAALQRFGDGIAKGKTINAMIESTKGRKRMNNLAQTKEPLAETADFFPSLWKSTLKISEEIPEDRKDFYQAHFTYQVAVHMYSARALQIISDALEAYEKNLSPQDFANEMELALVEIENIIVEAHKSEYGKWDTMFMHVRLMDIYKTRLMLKGVIAKIRKQPYTSEFRGYRNGSFWKSAHEYMDHGDGVFPYFYKHSGRGLEVLEEK, from the coding sequence ATGAAAAACAATTTTTCAAGAAAAATAACCTTTTTAACACTTTTTTTATGTGCTTTTGTTATTGCGATGAATGCACAAACAAAAGTTATAAATGGCATAAAGATTACTGGTGATACCCCTTGGGTAATTACTGATGCAGATTATAAAAGAATGCCAATACAAAAGGCTATAAAAGATGCCGAAAAGGATTGGTATAGAGTTTTTGGTTATCCACCTGTAATTTTTCATAACAATTCAAGCAGTAACTGGGATGGTCCAGTTATTGTATTTGGATCTTCAAAAAATATTAAAAATTTAACAAACGTTAAGCTTCCTAAAGAGAAAGAGCATTTTCATATTTTTTTAGATAATATAAAATCAAAAAATAAGAACGCTGCCATTTTTGCTGCTGGAGCAGATGATAGAGGAACTATTTATGCTATTTATACTTTTACAGAAAAAGTTTTAGGGATAGATCCTATGTATGTTTTTACAGACCATATTCCAAAAAAGCAATCGGAAATAGTAGTAAAGGGAGACTTTGAAATCAAATCTAAAAAGCCAACATTTGAGTATAGAGGTTGGTTTATAAATGATGAAGAGTTGCATGATGGTATGCACCGCGATCCTTTAGGAGGAAATGTAATTGCATCAGAGTGGATGGATAAAATTTTGGAAACTTTGTTAAGAACCAAAGGAAATATGATCATTCCTGAATCTGCACAATATCCAGATGCGAATGTGTACGATTTATGTAAAAGAAGAGGGGTTGCCGTAAATCATCATCATGTGACACCTGTTGGTTTAAATATGATGAATTGGCCTAAAAAAGTTCCTTTTTCGTTTATTACAGAAAAAGAAATTTTGTTAGATGCTTGGGAAAAAGCAATAAAAGTACAAGCTGATAAAGAAATTGTTTGGACTATTGGTTTTAGAGGTGAAAGTGATGGTGCTTTTTGGCATAGCGACCCTGCGGCTCCAAAAACGGAGGAAGGAAGAGCAAAAGTAATTGCAGAAGCAATGCAAGCACAAACAGATATTATTAGAAAATACCAGCCAGATGCAACCATAGTAGCTGCACTTTGGAATGAACAAGGAGCATTTTACAATAAAGGATTATTAAAAATACCTGAAGGAGTGACCAAAATGTTTGCTGATGATGGTCGTGGTTTTATGAGAGATAGTGGTGGAAAATATTTGGAGAAAGGAGATGGTTTGTACTATCATGTAATGATGATGATGTTAACACAAAACCGTACTACAGAAGGAGTTCCACCTGCACGTTTTTATAAAGAATTAAAACGTTACGTAGATAAAGGAGCTACAAAATATGCGGTAATTAATGTGAGTGGTATTCGTCCAGCAGCACTATCTGTGAATGCAATTAATGACTTTTTATGGGATGCAACACCTGCTCTTAGTAAATCTCCTGAAGCATCTATGAAAGATTATTTAAAGGGGTGGTATGCTAAAGAATTTGGAGAGGAATTAGCTTCAGAGTTAACAGATTTACGATTACACTATTACAATATTCCTTATATGCGAGAAAAAATGCCTTCAGGAGATAGATGGGTAGGAGCTCGAGGTGAGCACTTGTTACAGTATCTAATACAAGCTGCATTGCAACGTTTTGGAGATGGAATTGCCAAAGGTAAAACTATTAATGCAATGATAGAAAGTACAAAAGGTAGAAAAAGAATGAATAATCTGGCTCAGACAAAAGAACCTCTAGCCGAAACAGCAGATTTCTTTCCTAGTTTATGGAAATCAACCTTAAAGATATCCGAAGAAATTCCAGAAGATAGAAAGGATTTTTATCAAGCACATTTTACATATCAAGTAGCAGTTCATATGTATTCTGCAAGAGCATTACAAATTATTTCAGATGCATTGGAAGCTTATGAGAAAAATCTAAGCCCACAAGATTTTGCAAATGAGATGGAGCTTGCTTTGGTAGAAATTGAAAACATAATTGTGGAAGCTCACAAATCCGAATATGGGAAATGGGACACTATGTTTATGCATGTTCGTTTAATGGATATATATAAAACACGTTTGATGTTAAAAGGTGTGATTGCAAAAATACGTAAGCAGCCTTATACTTCTGAATTCAGAGGGTATAGAAATGGATCTTTTTGGAAATCAGCACATGAATACATGGATCATGGTGATGGAGTATTTCCATATTTCTATAAGCATTCTGGTAGAGGCTTAGAGGTGCTTGAGGAAAAATAA
- a CDS encoding putative glycoside hydrolase, which produces MKVLLVLFSFFLLTNTYAQPAGPGDWSKVRLYGHAYRAEDFTDEQYEFIKDNYYMFGVAKGNASAIYGFGNSDEALAVTATKIRQNNPSAKILYYWSANSAYDFNYSSIDNIVSTNPNWVEEDATGVLRWTYPTTEAQNWWVNTADNVVDNTDFDGVFADGLSGAQIRNVLDPIKENLDNMNSFVLYNGYYVRQWLEIYADSSVLDNANGVFVEVFFRGTVFATATAEVLMDALLEIPNDKYIICRSSAGEFGLTHDFSLAAYLIVANDNTFYSWGGDENSYVADDTLAYWTDDFSKEIGEPLGVATKNGYVYTRVFEHCLVEIDIDNKTSSIIWGQNNSLNSDDLLINENEVGFCSVDGAINNNQPGYTGDGFVNTDNAAGNGINWLISGSAGSYTFTWRHACPSDRIGNLLVNGESILNNITLDGTGDWAVWEENTSVTVNLPAGIKDVRLESVSTNGLGNIDYMKAEGPNVTAVSCNSGNINFFTIQENETGFCSVDGAINNNQPDYTGDGFVNTDNATGNGINWKISGDAGLYTFIWNHACPSDRQGELFVNGVSAIGAITFNKTTGWNIWEENTSVTVNLPAGIKDIRLESISTNGLGNIDYMKVVGANTEPVLCSSITSFTIQENEIGFCSVDGAINNNQPGYTGDGFANTDNASGNGVNWKIFGDSGSYTFTWNHACPSDRQGELFVNGVSVLDAITFNKTTEWNIWKENTSVTVYLPAGVKDIRIESISTNGLGNIDYMKVEGLNANAVSCGVSSKTDIAVSKNSTSLENDNAIRVYSNLSESTFTLSKNVTLVEVYSMSGQLVKSFPRNETNFDILELSSGVYVLKIVSENGLTETFKIIKK; this is translated from the coding sequence ATGAAAGTTTTACTGGTACTATTTAGTTTTTTTTTATTAACTAATACTTATGCGCAGCCTGCAGGTCCTGGTGATTGGTCTAAAGTTCGTTTATATGGTCATGCATATCGAGCTGAGGATTTTACAGATGAGCAATATGAATTTATTAAAGATAATTACTACATGTTTGGTGTTGCTAAAGGAAATGCTAGTGCCATTTACGGGTTTGGAAATTCAGATGAAGCATTGGCAGTGACAGCAACTAAGATTCGCCAGAACAACCCCAGTGCTAAGATTTTATATTATTGGAGTGCTAATTCAGCTTATGACTTTAACTATTCTAGTATAGATAATATAGTTTCCACTAATCCTAATTGGGTAGAAGAAGATGCTACAGGTGTACTACGTTGGACGTACCCAACTACAGAAGCACAAAATTGGTGGGTAAATACTGCTGATAATGTTGTTGATAATACGGATTTTGATGGCGTGTTTGCAGATGGTCTTTCGGGGGCACAGATACGTAATGTGTTAGATCCTATAAAGGAGAATTTAGATAATATGAATTCTTTTGTGCTTTACAATGGCTATTATGTTAGGCAATGGTTAGAGATATATGCAGACTCAAGTGTTTTAGATAACGCAAATGGAGTTTTTGTAGAAGTGTTTTTTAGAGGTACAGTATTTGCAACAGCTACAGCGGAAGTTTTAATGGATGCATTATTAGAAATCCCCAACGATAAATATATTATTTGTCGAAGCTCTGCTGGAGAATTTGGTTTAACTCACGATTTTTCTTTAGCAGCATATTTAATAGTAGCAAACGACAACACATTTTATTCATGGGGAGGAGATGAAAACTCTTATGTTGCTGATGATACTCTTGCCTATTGGACAGATGATTTTTCAAAAGAAATAGGTGAACCTTTAGGAGTTGCTACTAAAAATGGTTATGTATATACTAGGGTATTCGAGCATTGTTTGGTAGAAATAGATATTGATAATAAAACATCATCAATTATTTGGGGGCAAAACAATAGTCTTAATTCAGATGATTTACTTATAAACGAAAACGAGGTCGGATTTTGTTCTGTTGATGGGGCGATTAATAATAATCAACCAGGTTACACAGGAGATGGTTTTGTTAATACAGATAATGCAGCAGGTAATGGTATCAATTGGCTAATATCAGGAAGTGCAGGTTCTTATACATTTACATGGAGACATGCCTGTCCAAGCGATAGGATAGGGAATTTATTGGTAAATGGAGAGTCTATTTTAAATAATATAACACTTGACGGTACAGGGGATTGGGCAGTTTGGGAAGAAAATACTTCTGTTACTGTTAATCTTCCAGCAGGAATTAAAGATGTAAGATTGGAGTCTGTAAGTACCAATGGTTTAGGTAATATTGACTATATGAAGGCTGAAGGGCCTAATGTTACCGCTGTTTCATGCAATAGTGGCAATATAAATTTTTTCACAATACAAGAAAACGAAACCGGATTCTGTTCTGTTGATGGAGCGATTAATAATAATCAGCCAGATTACACTGGAGATGGTTTTGTTAATACTGATAATGCTACAGGTAATGGAATAAATTGGAAAATATCTGGAGATGCAGGTTTATATACCTTTATATGGAATCATGCTTGTCCAAGTGATAGGCAAGGCGAGTTGTTTGTAAATGGAGTATCTGCTATAGGAGCAATTACATTTAATAAAACAACTGGATGGAATATTTGGGAAGAAAACACTTCTGTGACTGTTAATCTTCCAGCAGGAATTAAAGACATAAGATTGGAATCTATAAGTACCAATGGTTTAGGTAATATTGATTATATGAAAGTTGTAGGAGCTAATACTGAGCCTGTTTTATGTAGTAGTATAACTTCTTTTACAATACAAGAAAACGAGATCGGATTTTGTTCTGTTGATGGGGCGATCAATAATAATCAACCGGGTTACACAGGAGATGGTTTTGCCAATACTGATAATGCATCAGGTAATGGCGTAAATTGGAAAATATTTGGAGATTCGGGTTCGTATACATTTACCTGGAATCATGCCTGTCCAAGTGACAGACAAGGAGAGTTGTTTGTAAACGGGGTATCTGTTTTAGATGCAATTACATTTAATAAAACAACAGAATGGAATATTTGGAAAGAAAATACTTCTGTCACTGTTTATCTTCCAGCCGGGGTTAAAGACATAAGAATAGAGTCTATAAGTACCAATGGTTTAGGTAATATTGATTATATGAAGGTTGAAGGTCTTAATGCAAATGCTGTTTCATGTGGGGTTAGTAGCAAGACAGATATAGCTGTAAGTAAAAATAGTACATCTCTAGAGAATGATAATGCTATTCGAGTATATTCAAATCTATCGGAATCAACATTTACACTTTCAAAAAATGTAACTCTAGTAGAGGTGTATAGTATGAGTGGACAGTTGGTTAAGAGCTTTCCGAGGAATGAGACTAACTTTGATATTTTAGAGCTATCATCTGGAGTTTATGTTTTAAAAATTGTTTCTGAAAATGGACTAACAGAAACGTTTAAAATCATTAAAAAATAA